A segment of the Parasynechococcus marenigrum WH 8102 genome:
ACGCCTCAAGCCGATAGTCCAGACCATCGGCCTGACCTGTGCCACGCACGCTGACCTGTAAACGGGAGCGCCCATCCACCAGTGGTTCCATGACATCCACGCTCCAGATGGCCGCAGGGAACTCGGTCGAGAAGCGGTCGTAGCGACGCTGAACGGTACTGCTCAGATCAGGCCCGGTCAGGTAGGTCAGGTCTTTGGCATCGCCGCTGTTGAGGGCCATCTCCAGGCGGCTGCCATACCCAACAGCAGGGGTTGAAGCTACGCCTCCTGCTGCCAACACCGGCAGAGGAATCGCAAGGGCGCAGACCATGCCCAAAAAGGCTGCTCGCACCGAAAATCTCACCAGTCCAACCCCTTTGATCGACCTAAGTTAGGCGCCAAGCACAGGAACGTCCGCCGCCATGACCCGGCTCCTGATCGCCGCGAGCGGCACCGGTGGCCACCTGTTTCCCGCCTTAGCAGTGGCAGAAGCACTCCCTGAGGATTGGCAGGTGCGCTGGCTGGGGGTCCCAGACCGCCTCGAAACACAGCTGGTTCCAGCGCGCTACAGCCTGTTCACTGTGAATGCAGGGGGACTGCAAGGCAGCAGGCTGAGCAAGGCAGTCCAGCTGCTGCTACTGCTGGCCGCAGGGGTCAGCGTGGCCCGTCTGATCCGGCGGGAACGCATCCAACTGGTGCTTAGCACCGGCGGCTACATCGCTGCTCCCGCCATCCTTGCCGCACGATTCTGCGGCGTTCCAACGGTGCTGCACGAGGCGAATGCCATCCCCGGTCGGGTGACGCGGTTGCTGGGTCGTTTCTGCGGGGCCGTGGCTGTTGGCTTACCTGCGGCCGCCGGACGCATACCCGGCAGCCGACCGTTGATGACGGGCATGCCGGTGAGGGCTGATTTTCTGCAGAGCCAACCTTGTCCTGCATGGGTGCCTGAAGGCAGGGGTCCACTGCTGGTGGTAATCGGCGGCAGCCAAGGGGCCGTGGGGCTGAATCGCATGGTGCGGGCTGTGTTGCCGCCATTGCTCGAGCAAGGCTGCCGTGTGGTGCACCTCACCGGCCGCAACGACACCGAAGTGGGCCAGGTGCAACACCCGTTGCTGGTGGAGCAACCCTTCAGCGACGAAATCCCTGGCCTGCTGCAACATGCCGACCTGGCGGTGAGCCGTGCCGGCGCCGGCAGTCTGAGTGAACTGGCGGTGTGCGGAACCCCCACGATCTTGGTGCCGTTCCCCCAGGCGGCGGATCAACACCAGGAGGCCAACGCCGCCTGTGCCGCAGAGCAGGGCGGGGCTGTGATCGTCCACCAGCACGAACCGGAGGCAACGGTGCTGCAGCAAACGATTCAATGTCTGCTTGGTCACCGGCTCGGGCATCCCGACGCTGACCCTTCCCTGCTCCCATCCATGCGTGAAGGCATGGAACGGCTGGCCATCCGCGATGCCGATCAGCGCTTGGTGGATCTGCTGCAAAGCCTGTTGGATTGACCTCAACCCAAGGGCGTACGGCTCAGCTCCTTGCGCATCGCGCTGACAATGCGTCGGTTGTTCCGGCGCGACTGCAGACCGATCCGGAGCCAGTTCTCGCCCAGCCCTTCAAACGAGCGGCAGTCGCGCAGAAGGATCCTGTGGTGCTGCTCCAAGGCTTCGCGCAGGGGCAACAGAGATCGGTTCGCCCGAATCAACAGATAATTCACCGCTGATGGCATGGGAGTGATGCCTGGCAACACCGCAAGCTGCTGCTGCATCCAGGCTCCTTCCCGCGCAGCCCAAGCCTGCGTTTTCCGACACCAGCGCTGATGGCGACGGGTCGACGACAACACGTGTTGGCCAACGGCCATGGCGATGCCATTGACAGGCCAGGGATCGCGCCACTGGGCCCAGCGCTGCAGGCGTTCGGGCTGTGCAACGGCATACCCGAGCCGCAACCCGGCAATCCCATAGAGCTTAGTGAGGCTGCGAATCACCACCAGATTCCCGGTCTCGGCCACCAACGGAATCAATGACTGATGCTCGCCATCGGGCACCAGCGGCAGAAAGGCTTCATCGCAGATCACCAGACGGAATCGCCTCAGCAATGGTTCCAGAGAGGCCCGACTCCAGAGCTGACCTGTGGGGTTGTGGGGGTTGCAGATCCACAACACCTCAGCCTCAGGGGTTTGCGGAATGGGTTGAGGACGATCAGCACTCCAGCTGAGGGGCAGCTGGTGACGGACCCAGGGCCCATCCCAACAACCCAGGGCTCGGCTGTAATCAGCGAACCCTGGCGATGGCACCAAGCTCGGGCCAGAGCTGGCCGCATCTCGCGCCGCCCAGGTGAACAGTTCCGCGGCCCCGTTCCCCGCCAGCAGCAGCTCACAGGGAACACCATGCAGCCTCGCAAGGTCGCATCGCAGCAGGTTATGACTGCGATCCGGGTAGTCACGGATGATCGATCGGCTGAGGCGAGGCAGACGCGGAGTCCAGGGCACCAAAGATGCGCTGGCATCCAGCAGATCAGAGGGTCGGCAGCCGAGGCGCGTGGCGATCGAAGCCCGGTTGCCGCCGTGACGATGCTCGACGTCCATCGCGACTCCCGATACAACCCAGAGACATCCCCAGCGTCGCCCACCGCCCATGGCGCTTCGAGGTCTACTGCTGTTGCCATTGATGCTGGCCACCGCCCCACAGGCATGGAGCGCGGATGCCAACGATCTGGTTCGTGTGCTGCAAAGCGGGCGCTGTGCAAACTGCCGCCTGGCGGACGCTGATCTTGTGCATGCCGATCTCCGCGATGCGGATCTACAGGGAGCGGAGCTGCAGCGCGCCAATCTCGGCCAGGCCCGTCTGGACGGAGCCGATCTCAAGGGAGCAGACCTGAGTTTCACCAGCCTGAACGGGGCCTCGTTGCGGGGAGCCGACCTGCGTGGCAGCAGGCTTTACGGCACAGATCTACGCAACAGCGACCTGAGCGGCGCCCAGCTGAGCCCAGTGGCTCTGGAACAGAGCCACTGGCAGGGCGCCCGGGGGATCGAGGCGGGAACTCGCAGCCATGCAGCGCTTCACAACGCCGGAGTGGATTCCGCCCAAGCCGGACACTGGCAAGAAGCAGAGACCCTGTTCAGTGCAGCGATTGGTCGCAAACCAGAGGAGCCGCTGAGCTGGGTGGCACGAGGCCTGAGCCGTGGAGAACAGGGCAAGACCCAGCTGGCCGCGAGGGACCTGGCCCATGCCGGTCGCTTGTTTGAGGAACAGGGTGACAGCGTGAAAGCTCAGCAACTGCAACTGGCGAGCCAACGGGTCGAGGACCCTGCTGACCAGAGATTAGCGGCGCAGG
Coding sequences within it:
- a CDS encoding threonine-phosphate decarboxylase; the encoded protein is MDVEHRHGGNRASIATRLGCRPSDLLDASASLVPWTPRLPRLSRSIIRDYPDRSHNLLRCDLARLHGVPCELLLAGNGAAELFTWAARDAASSGPSLVPSPGFADYSRALGCWDGPWVRHQLPLSWSADRPQPIPQTPEAEVLWICNPHNPTGQLWSRASLEPLLRRFRLVICDEAFLPLVPDGEHQSLIPLVAETGNLVVIRSLTKLYGIAGLRLGYAVAQPERLQRWAQWRDPWPVNGIAMAVGQHVLSSTRRHQRWCRKTQAWAAREGAWMQQQLAVLPGITPMPSAVNYLLIRANRSLLPLREALEQHHRILLRDCRSFEGLGENWLRIGLQSRRNNRRIVSAMRKELSRTPLG
- a CDS encoding UDP-N-acetylglucosamine--N-acetylmuramyl-(pentapeptide) pyrophosphoryl-undecaprenol N-acetylglucosamine transferase, which encodes MTRLLIAASGTGGHLFPALAVAEALPEDWQVRWLGVPDRLETQLVPARYSLFTVNAGGLQGSRLSKAVQLLLLLAAGVSVARLIRRERIQLVLSTGGYIAAPAILAARFCGVPTVLHEANAIPGRVTRLLGRFCGAVAVGLPAAAGRIPGSRPLMTGMPVRADFLQSQPCPAWVPEGRGPLLVVIGGSQGAVGLNRMVRAVLPPLLEQGCRVVHLTGRNDTEVGQVQHPLLVEQPFSDEIPGLLQHADLAVSRAGAGSLSELAVCGTPTILVPFPQAADQHQEANAACAAEQGGAVIVHQHEPEATVLQQTIQCLLGHRLGHPDADPSLLPSMREGMERLAIRDADQRLVDLLQSLLD
- a CDS encoding pentapeptide repeat-containing protein, which produces MALRGLLLLPLMLATAPQAWSADANDLVRVLQSGRCANCRLADADLVHADLRDADLQGAELQRANLGQARLDGADLKGADLSFTSLNGASLRGADLRGSRLYGTDLRNSDLSGAQLSPVALEQSHWQGARGIEAGTRSHAALHNAGVDSAQAGHWQEAETLFSAAIGRKPEEPLSWVARGLSRGEQGKTQLAARDLAHAGRLFEEQGDSVKAQQLQLASQRVEDPADQRLAAQGGNGVGSMLLSGALSAAQALGPIALKALMPMIP